Proteins encoded together in one Papaver somniferum cultivar HN1 unplaced genomic scaffold, ASM357369v1 unplaced-scaffold_21, whole genome shotgun sequence window:
- the LOC113340375 gene encoding 60S ribosomal protein L37a isoform X2, producing the protein MTKRTKKAGIVGKYGTRYGASLRKQIKKMEISQHSKYFCEFCGKYAVKRKAVGIWGCKDCGKVKAGGAYTLNTASAVTVRSTIRRLREQTES; encoded by the exons ATG ACTAAGCGCACAAAGAAGGCTGGAATTGTTGGCAAATACG GAACAAGATATGGTGCCAGTCTGCGAAAgcagatcaagaagatggaaatcaGTCAGCATTCCAAGTATTTCTGTGAATTCTGTGGAAAg TATGCCGTGAAGAGGAAGGCCGTTGGAATTTGGGGATGCAAAGACTGTGGCAAAGTGAAAGCTGGTGGTGCCTACACGTTGAA CACGGCTAGTGCAGTCACTGTGAGAAGTACCATCCGAAGGTTGAGGGAGCAGACAGAAAGTTAG
- the LOC113340375 gene encoding 60S ribosomal protein L37a isoform X1 has translation MQTKRTKKAGIVGKYGTRYGASLRKQIKKMEISQHSKYFCEFCGKYAVKRKAVGIWGCKDCGKVKAGGAYTLNTASAVTVRSTIRRLREQTES, from the exons ATGCAGACTAAGCGCACAAAGAAGGCTGGAATTGTTGGCAAATACG GAACAAGATATGGTGCCAGTCTGCGAAAgcagatcaagaagatggaaatcaGTCAGCATTCCAAGTATTTCTGTGAATTCTGTGGAAAg TATGCCGTGAAGAGGAAGGCCGTTGGAATTTGGGGATGCAAAGACTGTGGCAAAGTGAAAGCTGGTGGTGCCTACACGTTGAA CACGGCTAGTGCAGTCACTGTGAGAAGTACCATCCGAAGGTTGAGGGAGCAGACAGAAAGTTAG